A region from the Vicia villosa cultivar HV-30 ecotype Madison, WI linkage group LG3, Vvil1.0, whole genome shotgun sequence genome encodes:
- the LOC131662588 gene encoding uncharacterized protein LOC131662588 isoform X1, producing MKSFLFVFRNQEAKSISLGRNLSCSCSEVTNQNQFISELKLFFVTHACCLQRWFWLLQIWLEKRGAFIGANSYLFGKSVWINWSPPIYKVEKEKLPELVGRPSLQILKQLEHQDISLKKQSALLYLTGFLREKMHRISLN from the exons ATGaaatcgttcttgtttgtgtTTCGAAATCAGGAGGCGAAATCGATCTCTCTTGGCAgaaatctttcttgttcttgttctgaagTCACGAATCAGAATCAATTTATCTCAGAGTTGAAATT GTTCTTTGTTACTCACGCATGTTGTCTTCAACG GTGGTTCTGGCTATTGCAAATTTGGTTGGAGAAAAGAGGAGCGTTCATTGGGGCGAACTCCTACCTTTTTGGTAAGAGTGTCTGGATCAATTGGAGCCCACCTATTTACAAG GTTGAGAAGGAAAAACTTCCCGAACTAGTGGGAAGACCTTCATTGCAGATATTAAAACAACTAGAGCATCAAGACATCAGCTTAAAGAAGCAATCTGCCCTGCTTTATTTGACAGGATTTCTTAGAGAGAAAATGCATCGAATTAGCTTAAATTAG
- the LOC131662588 gene encoding uncharacterized protein LOC131662588 isoform X2 yields the protein MKSFLFVFRNQEAKSISLGRNLSCSCSEVTNQNQFISELKLFFVTHACCLQRWFWLLQIWLEKRGAFIGANSYLFGKSVWINWSPPIYKVRRMT from the exons ATGaaatcgttcttgtttgtgtTTCGAAATCAGGAGGCGAAATCGATCTCTCTTGGCAgaaatctttcttgttcttgttctgaagTCACGAATCAGAATCAATTTATCTCAGAGTTGAAATT GTTCTTTGTTACTCACGCATGTTGTCTTCAACG GTGGTTCTGGCTATTGCAAATTTGGTTGGAGAAAAGAGGAGCGTTCATTGGGGCGAACTCCTACCTTTTTGGTAAGAGTGTCTGGATCAATTGGAGCCCACCTATTTACAAG GTGAGGAGGATGACATAG